DNA from Salvelinus namaycush isolate Seneca chromosome 14, SaNama_1.0, whole genome shotgun sequence:
TGACGCTTTAGGTTGTGGTGTGTGGTGAAGGAGCGCTCACACTGGTCACAGGGAAAGGGGCGCTCCCCAGTGTGAACCCGCTGGTGCTCAGTGTAGTGGCTGCGGCTCAGGAAACGTttcccacacacaccacagggaaaGGGCCTTTCTTCGTCGTGGAACTGTTTGTGTCTCACCATCTGAGGAAAAGAGAAGAAGTTCTGGCTGCACACCTCACAGGTAAATCCTCCAACTGGGTTGGCATGGTGCGAAGGTGGCAATAGCAGAGTGGGGGGCCGCTTGTATGGTTTTAGGGAAGGTTCTGGTACGATGAAAGGAGTCGATGGGACACTCCGTTTTTGTACTTTCAGGTTACCAGTAGATTCTGTTTGAAGAATAGCCATTGCAGCCTCGCGCACTTTGAAAACTGCAGCACCTGCTGCAGCCCTCTTGCCTAACCCAATGGGCCCAATTTCTTGGTCAGCCATGTCTACCTACTCCACCTAACACCCTGGCAAAAAGATGAGTCAGACAAAATAAATTAGAGGTAAAAGGACAGAAAACTCTAaagtacagtaaaaaaaaaatgaaaaaagaagCTTGATGTTAGCAATGAAACATGTGCCCATACCATAggatatatatattatatatatttagcAATGTGTAATACtgcaatgtagctagctaacggtatTAAGCCATTATTCACCTAGGTAGCTACCCAGTGCATCTTCGTACCTTCAAACAAACTTGCTGTAAACTGAAATGCGTGTGAAGTACAGAAAGACAGTGCGACTGGTTGTAGCTATCAAGAAAGAGCGTGGattgtagctaacgtt
Protein-coding regions in this window:
- the LOC120058876 gene encoding myeloid zinc finger 1-like; the encoded protein is MADQEIGPIGLGKRAAAGAAVFKVREAAMAILQTESTGNLKVQKRSVPSTPFIVPEPSLKPYKRPPTLLLPPSHHANPVGGFTCEVCSQNFFSFPQMVRHKQFHDEERPFPCGVCGKRFLSRSHYTEHQRVHTGERPFPCDQCERSFTTHHNLKRHHTIHAKEEAYRCRKCGVLFCQRHEYPNGIPRPDLEPRPGFESMPVMQPTPPIQVTLTPKQLKKLKKKKSHNLSTKHDHSKKKKKRRVKHPGTAEKVHSVPQEELWPVLLTRGEKLQKVAYDIEVIL